A window of Bacillus sp. DX3.1 genomic DNA:
CGTTATGGAGTTCCTCATACCCCTTTCATAAAAAATAATTATTAATACAAGCAACACACTTTTACTCATAAGATACTCTGGACCAATCCATAAAGTGATAAAAGGTTCTATTATAATACATAAGAGTATGGAGAAGAATGAGTATAACCAAAAATTCAAAAGCATATAGACTTTATACACACTATAAACCTTCTCTATGCTTTCCTCTGCTACTAAATTCCCTACACTATGATATGTATTATTAAAGATTTGATAAGTAAAGTTTCTACAAATATCTATTAACATATTGTAGTTAGAATATAATCCGACTGCCGCCACGCTGATAAATGAAGATATAATAATGTTATCAGTACCCAATACTAAGTAATTTCCTATGTTTTGCAATATAATTGCTTTCACATTCTTAACAATTTTCTCTTTAGTTTCAGCATCTAATACGCCCGAAACTTTCTCTTTTAAAAATGGGTACATCCTGTTGACTATAATTGCCAAAATAATGCTAGTAGTGACTGTTATTACACTATCGATAACTAAGTATAGAATATAATTTTTTGTAAAATGAAGTATTCCAATCTTGAGACAAGTAGATGCAATTGAAGAGATAGAATATATTCCTGTTACAATATAGCCCTTCTGCGAAACACTTAAAAATGAATTCTTATGCATGTACAAATAGGGTGCAACCGTATTGAATAGAAAAATAAGATAAATCCAATGGATATTTTCGACATTCGAATCTTTAATGAAATATCCAAGAAATGGCATAAAGGACAATCCGAGTAACAAGACAATCAAGGCGATTACCATATATGCTTTCCGATACAATCTCATAAGTATGTTGATCTTTTCTTGATCATTTTCTGCGACCGGCTTATAAAGACTGTACATTATACTAGCGCCTATCCCTGCCTCAGCTAAAGTAAGCATGGATAATATATTAGTAAGAAATCCATTTATACCTAGATATTCAATACCTAGAGTATTGATAAATACAGTTCGTGAAATAAAGCTTAAAGCTGTGACAATGATTTGATTTCCGATCCCAGCAGACATATTAATTATGGAATTTTTTACCCTCATATTAAGACCTTCTTGATATAATTTTTTTACATTTAGTCAACAGGATAGCTGACATTAAAGTAACTGGTTGAATGCCCAAGTATTCTGCAGCTTTCTTTACATTTAGATTAGACTTAACAAAATCATAATATAAGTTATAATATGATAATCTACCTTTCGGACCACACTTATAAAATTCAATTTGCTGCTTTATGTAATATGCTGTACCTTTCGGACTTCCGGCGAATATCCTTTTCATATTTTGGGTTAAACCATCCTCTAGATAATTACATATATATGTTGTTTTATTAAACCATCTTATTTTATAACCATCATAGGCCATTTTATTCCATACTGTAGCCTCTGTCATAAATTTTTCCCCTTCAAACTCATGAAACTTGTATTTCCTTAGTATATCGGTATAAAAAGCTTCAGCCTTATCTCCCGTTATATTGTATGTATTACGTTCAAGTGAAGTTGCATCAATATATTCACCTTCAAACGTTGTTCCTAAGAACTCCTTAACACTCCCTCCTCTATTACCAGAAACACCACAAAATAGTTTTTTATCTTCTAAACCATTTTCCCACCTTACTATATTTTCTAAAGCATCTTCCGTAAGATGATCATCAGAATCTACTATAAAGAACATTTCTCCTTCAGCTAAATCAACAGCCTTATTAATTGCTCTATGTTTCCCACCGTTTTCGACTTTATAATACCGTATGGAAAATGAATTCTTTTCTAATTTCCACATCTTGAATAATTCTTCTGTATTATCACTTGATCCATCATCAATGACTAGCCATTCAAAATCCTTATATGTTTGCTCTCGTAATGATCTGTATAGTTTCTCTATAATATAGCCCCTGTTATACGTTGGGGTGAATACTGTTATTTTCATTTAATCCCCTCATTTTTACCCTAACTTTTTCTTTTCATCTATTCACGTTAATCATTTCAGTTAATTGTTTGCCTATTTCAAGACTTAACTTCTACAAATGAAAATATATCTTTTATATAAATCCATTTTGATTTTTCGACATATAGCCGCGGCTATGGATAACAAAAGGTGACCTGCACTCGTTTACTTACTAAATCTATTAAACTTTATTCTATTTGTTATCTTTAGATATCAATTTTTTCAAGCTATGAAGAAGAAAATGTTTGTTTTCTAGGACTACATTTAGCAATAATCCTTTACAAAAATCCCTTATTTAAGGAATTCTTTTGGTGAAGACACTTGTATCTTCTGACGTTTTTTTTGAAAACCAAAACGAATTTTCTTACGTAACGGCTCTTCGTAAAATTGATAAATTACTGAACTTAACAATAAAGAAACTATTAAACAAACCACAAAACTATACGTATTTTCTAACTTCAAAAAATCCAAGTATCGTATCACTATTTGGTGAATCATATAAAATGAGAAACTAATTTCACCTAAGTAAACAAATAGCCTTTGTGATAATAATTTTGAAAATATACCACATTGAAATGCAAAGGTGAAAATTAACAAACACCATAGTGGAACAAAATAAACACCGCGAACAATTCCTACATCTAATTTTATCGAATACGATAATAAGGCAATGGATAAAAGTAAACATAGTAGTTCTAAAACAGTAAATATGTTTTTGTTAAAGTTTGCTTTATCGGATTTTTCAACATAAATCAATCCCAAAAGCATACCTGTTGAAAATTCGAACAATCTAGTAACCGGAAAAATATGTAATATCCAAATAAAAAATGGATTATCTCCATCCAAGTTTTTATTCAATAGAAATAAAACTATCCATACTACCAAAAATATCAATACTGATTTAATGATGTTCTTGTTAACCTTAAGTTTCATAAATACCCATAGCAGGAAAGGAAACATAAAATAAAAGAAAACTTCAACTGATAACGTCCACGAAACGCCGTTAAAATTGAAATAAGTACCCTGACTAGGAACAAAGCTTTGTACCAATAGCAAATTAATGATTGACATAAAAGCAAGTTTTATAAAATATAAACTATTAGGATGAAAGTATAAAATAACTAATGGTGCAGAAAGAAAAAAGGTTAATACATGAACTGGATATACTTTGGAAAATCTTGCTTTATAGAATTTTTTGATA
This region includes:
- a CDS encoding glycosyltransferase family A protein, producing the protein MKITVFTPTYNRGYIIEKLYRSLREQTYKDFEWLVIDDGSSDNTEELFKMWKLEKNSFSIRYYKVENGGKHRAINKAVDLAEGEMFFIVDSDDHLTEDALENIVRWENGLEDKKLFCGVSGNRGGSVKEFLGTTFEGEYIDATSLERNTYNITGDKAEAFYTDILRKYKFHEFEGEKFMTEATVWNKMAYDGYKIRWFNKTTYICNYLEDGLTQNMKRIFAGSPKGTAYYIKQQIEFYKCGPKGRLSYYNLYYDFVKSNLNVKKAAEYLGIQPVTLMSAILLTKCKKIISRRS
- a CDS encoding acyltransferase; this translates as MLNSLTSFRFIAALMVFLFHMGVFSQYQLGSAGVQFFFVLSGFILAYNYHSKFTELNKHSIKKFYKARFSKVYPVHVLTFFLSAPLVILYFHPNSLYFIKLAFMSIINLLLVQSFVPSQGTYFNFNGVSWTLSVEVFFYFMFPFLLWVFMKLKVNKNIIKSVLIFLVVWIVLFLLNKNLDGDNPFFIWILHIFPVTRLFEFSTGMLLGLIYVEKSDKANFNKNIFTVLELLCLLLSIALLSYSIKLDVGIVRGVYFVPLWCLLIFTFAFQCGIFSKLLSQRLFVYLGEISFSFYMIHQIVIRYLDFLKLENTYSFVVCLIVSLLLSSVIYQFYEEPLRKKIRFGFQKKRQKIQVSSPKEFLK